The proteins below are encoded in one region of Bacteroidales bacterium:
- a CDS encoding tetratricopeptide repeat protein — protein sequence MRKLAFIITSILFSFQLSAQSNMQPYLDSARIAYTNNDFASSARLYMRIVEHGYESSQIYYNLGNCYYKQMQIPNAILWYQRALKLDPSFDDARYNLSMAQELIVDKIDIIEPPFYKRWYKSLFTAMSPNAWAYLTAGLFVLFIVSMFFIFSSLNDKLKRVSVPVAFLALIFSILSFVVANSAHKFAINRTLGVIMTPSVTIQSTPHAEGTKLFTIHEGLTVNITTYVEGWYEIRLEDGRVGWIQKKDIEEI from the coding sequence CTTTCAACTATCAGCACAGTCTAATATGCAGCCATATTTAGACTCGGCTCGGATTGCATATACAAACAACGATTTTGCCAGCTCGGCGCGCCTCTATATGCGTATAGTTGAGCATGGTTACGAATCGTCACAGATATATTACAACTTGGGCAACTGCTATTACAAACAGATGCAAATTCCAAACGCAATACTTTGGTATCAACGCGCCCTAAAGCTCGACCCTTCTTTCGATGACGCGCGATACAATTTAAGCATGGCGCAAGAACTCATTGTTGACAAAATAGATATAATTGAACCGCCGTTTTACAAACGTTGGTATAAATCGCTGTTTACAGCGATGTCGCCAAATGCGTGGGCTTATTTAACTGCAGGATTGTTTGTACTGTTTATAGTTTCAATGTTTTTTATATTCAGCTCTTTAAACGACAAATTAAAAAGAGTGTCAGTTCCAGTGGCTTTTTTAGCATTGATATTCAGCATATTATCTTTTGTGGTAGCAAACTCGGCGCACAAGTTTGCCATAAACAGAACATTAGGGGTAATTATGACACCATCTGTAACCATTCAAAGTACGCCTCACGCCGAGGGCACAAAACTATTTACCATTCACGAGGGCTTGACTGTAAATATCACGACATATGTTGAGGGGTGGTATGAAATTCGTCTCGAAGATGGTCGCGTTGGGTGGATACAGAAAAAAGATATTGAAGAAATTTAA